A stretch of Larus michahellis chromosome Z, bLarMic1.1, whole genome shotgun sequence DNA encodes these proteins:
- the LOC141736506 gene encoding interferon-like — protein sequence MPAPATHHTRLRHGAPTLLLLLTALATTLACRHLPPCHSTFPWDSLNILRDMAPRPPQPCQHQQAPFPFPDTLLHNSHPQQAAATARHILDNLFATLSAQSTPQHWDDQARHRLLNNLHRHSQQLQQCLTPNGTLSQGQGPRNRTLTINKYFRRIHNFLHTHNHSACAWDHVRLELRASFQRLHNLTRTMCN from the coding sequence atgcctgcgcccgcaacccaccacacccgcctgcgccacggcgccccgacgctcctgctcctcctgacggctctcgccaccaccctcgcctgccgccacctgcctccctgccactccaccttcccctgggacagcctcaacatcctccgggatatggctcccagaccgccacagccctgccaacaccaacaggcgcccttccccttccccgacaccctcctccacaacagccacccacagcaagccgccgccaccgcccgacacatcctcgacaacctcttcgccaccctcagcgcacagagcaccccccaacactgggacgaccaggcacgccatcgcctcctcaacaacctccaccgacacagccagcagctccagcaatgcctcacacccaacggcacgctctcccaaggacaagggccccgcaaccgcacgctcaccatcaacaaatacttcaggcgcatccacaacttcctccacacccacaaccacagcgcctgcgcctgggaccacgtccgcctcgaacttcgcgcctctttccagcgcctccacaacctcacccgcaccatgtgcaattag
- the LOC141736512 gene encoding interferon-like, with translation MPAPATHHTRLRHGAPTLLLLLTALATTLACRHLPPCHSTFPWDSLNILRDMAPRPPQPCQHQQAPFPFPDTLLHNSHPQQAAATARHILDNLFATLSAQSTPQHWDDQARHRLLNNLHRHSQQLQQCLTPNGTLSQGQGPRNRTLTINKYFRRIHNFLHTHNHSACAWDHVRLELRASFQRLHNLTRTMCN, from the coding sequence atgcctgcgcccgcaacccaccacacccgcctgcgccacggcgccccgacgctcctgctcctcctgacggctctcgccaccaccctcgcctgccgccacctgcctccctgccactccaccttcccctgggacagcctcaacatcctccgggacatggctcccagaccgccacagccctgccaacaccaacaggcgcccttccccttccccgacaccctcctccacaacagccacccacagcaagccgccgccaccgcccgacacatcctcgacaacctcttcgccaccctcagcgcacagagcaccccccaacactgggacgaccaggcacgccatcgcctcctcaacaacctccaccgacacagccagcagctccagcaatgcctcacacccaacggcacgctctcccaaggacaagggccccgcaaccgcacgctcaccatcaacaaatacttcaggcgcatccacaacttcctccacacccacaaccacagcgcctgcgcctgggaccacgtccgcctcgaacttcgcgcctctttccagcgcctccacaacctcacccgcaccatgtgcaattag